The Corynebacterium poyangense genome includes a window with the following:
- a CDS encoding hydrogenase maturation nickel metallochaperone HypA encodes MHEVALSEQLAQVVRRAACGRKVVSVHLKIGALRQVIPETLTYAWIFTTANTALEHARLEIEWVPGQLRCPEGHESLMQGEFDVHCPVCGTVSRIIGGEEFTVVDIEVAAREEAAPGQCAGHPDEEGQQHGSFPPP; translated from the coding sequence GTGCATGAAGTGGCACTTTCAGAACAACTAGCCCAGGTGGTTAGACGCGCCGCCTGCGGGCGAAAAGTTGTGAGCGTTCACCTGAAAATTGGGGCCTTAAGGCAAGTGATTCCAGAAACTCTCACCTATGCCTGGATTTTCACCACCGCTAACACTGCACTTGAACATGCACGGTTAGAGATTGAGTGGGTGCCGGGACAACTGCGCTGCCCTGAGGGGCATGAATCCCTCATGCAGGGGGAGTTCGACGTCCACTGCCCAGTGTGCGGCACAGTCAGCCGTATTATCGGCGGCGAAGAGTTCACTGTCGTCGATATTGAGGTTGCAGCTAGAGAAGAAGCTGCACCGGGGCAGTGCGCCGGGCACCCTGATGAGGAAGGACAACAGCATGGGTCGTTTCCACCGCCATGA
- a CDS encoding hydrogenase small subunit, whose amino-acid sequence MSLGSLWKSGNLRENLKARGFARRDFLKMCGALASVYAVGSPALAATGGFEAQAADIEEKIGNITKPNVVWLQLQECTGCMESVLRSGGTTIEEMVLKLLSVNYNELVMAAAGHAADKAMEEVNKEDHILVVNGSVPVKENGVYCMIGGKTAEQVLRDAAKNASVILAVGACAVYGSVQAARPNPTGAVGVDEIITDKPVINVSGCPPIGDVITATIAYLLTHGKAPEVDAEGRPLFAYDQRIHDSCPRRAHYDAGQFVRTFDDAGARNGWCLYKVGCKGPSTFSPCPIIQWNLRSGWPIGQGHPCIGCTEKDFFDRFTPFYDVLPDVRGVGIEASAEKVGWGLLGAAAAGVAVHGAVTLGRTIPVRGKRHEDESGNLLAAFGDEVPTQAHQSQAAESAEPTQDKEQ is encoded by the coding sequence GTGAGCCTGGGATCATTATGGAAGAGCGGAAACCTCCGCGAGAACCTTAAAGCACGGGGCTTTGCCCGTCGAGATTTTCTCAAAATGTGTGGAGCCTTAGCCTCGGTGTATGCGGTAGGCTCCCCCGCCCTCGCCGCTACCGGGGGATTTGAAGCCCAAGCAGCAGATATCGAAGAGAAAATAGGCAATATCACCAAACCCAATGTGGTATGGCTCCAGCTCCAGGAATGCACCGGGTGCATGGAGTCCGTTCTGCGAAGCGGCGGCACCACCATCGAAGAGATGGTGCTGAAACTACTCAGCGTTAACTACAACGAGTTAGTTATGGCTGCGGCTGGCCACGCAGCGGATAAGGCCATGGAGGAGGTCAATAAGGAAGACCACATCCTGGTTGTTAATGGCTCAGTTCCGGTAAAGGAAAATGGCGTTTATTGCATGATCGGCGGGAAAACAGCCGAACAAGTGTTGCGGGATGCGGCGAAAAACGCCAGTGTGATCCTCGCCGTGGGAGCGTGCGCGGTTTATGGGTCGGTTCAGGCAGCTCGTCCTAACCCCACCGGCGCCGTCGGGGTGGATGAAATTATCACCGATAAACCAGTCATCAATGTCTCCGGCTGCCCGCCTATCGGCGATGTCATCACCGCCACAATTGCTTATCTTCTCACCCACGGGAAAGCCCCCGAGGTCGATGCTGAAGGTCGCCCACTTTTTGCCTACGACCAGAGGATTCACGACTCCTGCCCGCGTCGAGCTCACTATGACGCCGGCCAATTTGTCCGCACCTTTGATGATGCTGGTGCTCGTAATGGGTGGTGCCTTTATAAAGTCGGGTGCAAGGGGCCGTCAACGTTCAGTCCCTGCCCCATCATTCAATGGAATTTGCGAAGTGGCTGGCCCATCGGCCAAGGCCACCCCTGTATTGGCTGTACCGAAAAAGACTTCTTCGATAGGTTTACCCCCTTCTATGATGTTTTGCCCGACGTCCGCGGGGTCGGGATCGAAGCCTCCGCAGAGAAAGTTGGCTGGGGGCTGTTGGGAGCTGCTGCCGCAGGCGTAGCAGTCCACGGCGCCGTGACGTTAGGGAGAACAATCCCGGTTCGCGGCAAACGCCACGAAGATGAATCCGGAAATCTCTTAGCTGCTTTCGGTGATGAGGTACCAACGCAGGCCCATCAGAGCCAGGCCGCTGAATCGGCTGAGCCGACACAAGACAAGGAGCAATAA
- a CDS encoding nickel-dependent hydrogenase large subunit, with translation MAERLVVDPITRIEGHLRIEVEHENGRIKDAWSETTQYRGIETIVEGRDPRDVWAFVGRICGVCTGTHSVASVTAVEDAIGSHPPTQARLIRDIVNAAQESHDHVVHFYHLHALDWVNVVSAAQADPRKAVEFAHSIGSTWKGNSVERFTEVKNTVQGLLDSGQLSIFTGGYWDHKDYRLPPEANLMAVAHYLDALQFQRSIIRIVTVFGGKNPHPNYLVGGMACSIDPNKSETFNQVHLDQVKAWAEEIREFIEGCYYPDAVAIMSVYSDYFSIGKSSDTFLAVGMAGTTYAGTPDHEAVSSVHPEVKPGVIFQGDYSKLQPLDPAKIREYISSAWFSYGEGHDDDGLPPAEGETLPKYTGPKPPYTWLADAEDGRYTWSKAPRYDGQAVQVGPLARVLVAYLQSEKKTKSLVDGALKKLNIRVPDLNSTGGRTLARAVEAVTTAEALCDVLIPTFTKNLANGDINVFDASRWDPASWPQDCQGFSMVEVARGCLSHWIHIRDGKVFNYQAVVPTTWLAGGRDPKGQRGPYEEALRNHPLADPEQPLEILRTIHSFDPCMSCAVHVLDPEGEKIHEVMTQ, from the coding sequence ATGGCGGAGAGGCTCGTCGTAGACCCAATCACCAGGATTGAAGGGCATCTGCGGATCGAAGTAGAACATGAGAACGGCCGCATCAAGGACGCCTGGTCAGAGACCACCCAATACCGCGGCATCGAAACCATTGTGGAGGGACGCGACCCTAGAGATGTGTGGGCTTTCGTGGGAAGAATCTGCGGAGTGTGCACCGGCACCCACTCAGTAGCTAGCGTCACCGCAGTAGAAGACGCCATAGGTTCCCATCCCCCCACCCAAGCACGGCTTATCCGGGACATCGTAAACGCCGCCCAGGAAAGCCACGACCATGTGGTTCACTTCTACCATCTGCACGCCCTGGACTGGGTAAACGTGGTGTCCGCGGCTCAAGCCGACCCACGCAAAGCAGTAGAGTTTGCCCACTCCATTGGCTCCACGTGGAAGGGAAATAGCGTCGAGCGTTTTACCGAAGTCAAAAACACCGTTCAAGGCCTCTTAGACTCTGGTCAGCTCTCTATTTTCACCGGCGGTTATTGGGACCACAAGGATTATCGCTTACCGCCTGAAGCCAACTTAATGGCCGTTGCGCACTATCTTGATGCCTTGCAATTCCAACGCAGCATTATCCGAATTGTGACGGTTTTTGGCGGCAAGAACCCACACCCCAATTATCTAGTGGGTGGGATGGCGTGCTCCATCGATCCGAATAAATCCGAAACGTTCAACCAGGTGCATCTAGATCAGGTTAAGGCTTGGGCTGAAGAAATCCGCGAGTTTATTGAGGGGTGTTACTACCCCGACGCGGTGGCGATTATGTCTGTCTATTCTGACTACTTCTCCATTGGAAAATCCTCCGATACCTTCCTCGCGGTAGGAATGGCAGGGACGACGTATGCCGGAACCCCGGATCACGAGGCGGTATCGAGTGTGCATCCGGAAGTGAAGCCCGGAGTGATTTTTCAAGGCGACTATTCCAAACTTCAACCCCTCGATCCAGCAAAAATCCGAGAATACATTTCTTCTGCATGGTTTAGCTATGGGGAGGGGCACGACGATGACGGGTTACCGCCTGCTGAAGGAGAAACCCTGCCCAAGTACACCGGGCCGAAGCCACCCTATACCTGGCTTGCCGATGCAGAAGATGGGCGATACACCTGGTCAAAGGCTCCGCGCTATGATGGCCAAGCGGTCCAGGTTGGTCCTCTGGCTCGGGTGTTAGTGGCTTATCTCCAATCCGAGAAGAAAACAAAATCTCTCGTTGATGGGGCTTTGAAGAAACTCAATATCCGTGTTCCTGACTTGAATTCCACGGGTGGACGGACCCTCGCCCGCGCGGTGGAGGCCGTCACCACTGCTGAAGCATTGTGCGATGTATTGATTCCGACGTTCACGAAGAACCTCGCTAATGGTGACATCAACGTTTTTGACGCCTCCCGATGGGATCCCGCCTCGTGGCCGCAAGATTGCCAAGGCTTTTCCATGGTGGAGGTTGCTCGCGGCTGTCTGAGCCATTGGATCCACATCCGCGACGGCAAGGTCTTTAACTATCAGGCTGTTGTGCCAACTACCTGGCTGGCTGGGGGGAGAGACCCTAAAGGTCAACGTGGTCCCTATGAGGAAGCCTTGCGTAACCACCCGTTGGCTGATCCTGAACAACCCCTGGAAATCTTGCGCACCATTCACTCCTTTGACCCCTGTATGTCCTGCGCGGTCCATGTGCTTGACCCAGAGGGCGAGAAAATCCATGAGGTGATGACCCAATGA
- the hypB gene encoding hydrogenase nickel incorporation protein HypB, producing the protein MGRFHRHDDGSIHKHHTHHAHDGEHSHPNHDHGDHSGYETGRERISVLEDIFHENDHCAEENRAALDRYGVHCINVMSSPGAGKTELLVQTLKALSGEFRVGVVEGDIETSMDADRLNGLGAQVSLLNTGNGFGGECHLDAPMVHRALKNLDLSQLDLLLVENVGNLVCPAEFEVGEHRKAMVYSLTEGEDKPLKYPVMFRSVGVVVINKMDLLPHLDVDVELFRKNLRQVNPDCEVIELSAKTGEGIEEWLRWVKAGIPMPLAPKD; encoded by the coding sequence ATGGGTCGTTTCCACCGCCATGATGATGGCAGCATTCATAAACACCACACTCACCACGCTCATGATGGGGAACATAGCCACCCGAATCACGATCATGGAGACCACTCCGGATATGAGACTGGGCGGGAAAGGATTAGCGTTTTAGAAGATATTTTCCACGAGAATGATCATTGCGCTGAAGAAAATAGGGCAGCGCTGGACCGCTACGGTGTTCACTGCATTAACGTGATGAGCTCACCGGGTGCCGGGAAAACAGAACTTCTGGTTCAGACCTTGAAGGCTTTGTCGGGAGAATTTCGGGTGGGGGTGGTGGAAGGCGATATTGAAACATCCATGGATGCTGATCGCCTCAACGGCCTCGGCGCCCAGGTTTCCCTACTCAACACCGGCAATGGATTTGGCGGTGAATGCCACCTGGATGCACCCATGGTACACCGGGCCTTGAAGAACTTGGATCTTTCTCAGCTGGATCTGCTCCTCGTTGAAAACGTCGGAAACCTGGTGTGCCCTGCGGAATTTGAGGTGGGAGAGCACCGAAAAGCCATGGTTTATTCCCTTACTGAGGGCGAGGATAAACCCCTGAAATACCCCGTGATGTTCCGCTCAGTAGGGGTTGTTGTCATTAATAAGATGGATCTGCTTCCACACTTGGATGTGGATGTGGAGTTGTTCCGGAAGAATCTGCGGCAAGTGAATCCGGACTGCGAGGTGATTGAGCTTTCCGCTAAAACTGGTGAGGGGATAGAAGAATGGCTGAGATGGGTTAAAGCTGGCATTCCCATGCCCTTAGCTCCTAAGGATTAA